The Litorilinea aerophila genome segment CTGCGGAGTGGGGAGTCCACCGTAGGTCCGGTCTCCTGGCCGGACGGGGGTGCCCGGGTAGCCTGCACGCCTGTCACCCAGGGATGGGTGACCTGCGGAGTGGGGAGTCCACCGTAGGTCCGGTCTCCTGGCCGGACGGGGGTACCCGGGTTGTCTGCACCCCTGTCACCCAGGGATGGGTGACCTACAGATGACGTACGAGCTACACCCATGATGCACCGGGATCCATTGGAGCCATCATGTTTCTCACTCTTCTCGCCTGGTACCTGGTGATCCAACTCATTGCCCTGGCTGCCTGGCCCCTTGCCCGGGGGCTGTTCGCCGCCCTGCCCGACCAGGGCTGGACCCTGGCCAAGGCCCTGGGCATCCTGCTGATGGGCGTGCTTTTCTGGCTGGGCTACAGCTATGGCCTGGTGGCCAACGAGCGGGGCGGTGCCTGGCTGGCCCTGCTGACCGTGGCGGGCATCAGCGGGGCCGTGGGGTGGCGTCAATGGCGGGCCCTGCCTGCCTGGTTGGCGGATCCGGTGCGCCGGCGATACGTGGGGACGGCGGAGGCCCTCTTTGCCCTGGCCTTCCTGGCGTGGGCGGTGGTGCGCATGTACGACCCGGCGGCCAACCACACCGAACAGCCCATGGACCTCATGTTCCTGAACAGCATCTGGGCCAGCGCCACCTATCCACCCCAGGACGCCTGGCTGGCGGGCTACGCCATCAGCTACTATTACCTGGGCTACTGGCTGTTGGCGGCCCTGGCTCGGCTGGCCGGTGGGCTTTCCCTGTTGGGCGTGCCGGCCGTGGCCTACAACGTGGGCCAGGCTGCCTGGTTTGGGCTGCTCTTGCTGGGCAGCTTCGGCGTGGCCGCCAATCTATTGGCCACATCCGGGGGAGGGCAGGAGAGCGGGGACGGTGGACTGGGCTCTGGCCGGGTGTTGGGCGGCGGGCTGCTGGCCGCGGTGGCGGTGGGCGTGACGGGCAACCTGCAGGGGGTGTTGGAATGGCTCTACGCCAACGGCCTGTTGGGCGACGGCGTGGCCCGCTGGTTCCAGGTCCACAACTTCCCGGCCAATGCCGCGGTGACCGGCCGCTGGTACATCGGCTTCGACTGGTGGTGGTGGCGCAGCGCCCGGGTCTTGCAGGATCTCTCCCTGACCGGTGAGCACGTGGAGGTGATCGACGAGTTCCCATTCTTCAGCTACCTGCTGGGCGACAACCATCCCCACGTGCTGGCCATGCCCTTTGTGCTGCTGGCCATCGGGCTGGCCCTGGCCCTGCTCCTGGGCCCGGCCCGGCTGGCTGCGGTACGCCCGGCGTCCCCAGGCTGGGGCGCCCCGCTGGTGGGTCTCTTTCCCCTGGGCGGGTTGGGGCTGGCGGTGACGGTGCTGGCCGTGGGCGCGCTGCTCTTCCTCAACACGTGGGATTTCCCACCCTACTGGCTGCTGCTGGTGGCAGTCATCTTTGTGGCAGCCCGGAGGCCGACTGGGGAGCCCGAGGCCGGGCCGGGCCAGGCCTTCTTTTGGGCTGCCGTGGCCGGTGTGCTGCTGGTGGTAGGCGCCGGCCTCCTCTACCTGCCCTACTTTCTGACGGCCCAGAGCCAGGCGAGTGGCGTTGCGCCCAACCTGCTCCATCCCACCCGGCTGCGCCAGTTTCTGCTCATGTTTGGGGGCTTCCTGCCGGCTGTGGCGGCCTTGCTGATGATCTGCTGGCGGGAACGGCCGCCTGACCGGCAGCGGTTCTTCTTGAGCCTGGCGGCCATCCTGGGCTTGCCCGTCCTCTGGCTGCTCCTCTTCACCGGGCTGGTGGCCGGCGGTGCCTTTCCCATGGCCGGGGAGCTGCCGCCTGGGGCCGAGAGTTTCGTGCCCTTCATCGTGGCCCGCTGGAGCAGCCGCCCCTGGACCTACCTGCTGGTGGGCACTCTGCTGGCCGTTGCCCTGGCCCTCATCTGGGAGCGGCTGATGGACGACCGCCCGGCAGGTGACCCCGCCCGGCTTTTCGTCCTGCTCCTGACCGCGCTGGGCCTGGCCCTGGTCTATGCCCCCGAGTTCCTCTACCTGCGGGACTATTTCGGCACCCGCATGAACACCGTCTTCAAGTTTTACTACCAGGGCTGGCTACTCCTGGCCCTCAGCAGCGCTTACGGCGTGGCCGTGCTCCTGGGCAACCGGGGGCGGTCCGGTTCGGCCGGGTGGAGCCCCGCGCCTGTGGCTGCCCTGGCTACGCTTTTGCTGATTTGTGCCGGTTTGATCTATCCTGTAGCCGGTGTGTACAGCAAGACCGGGGGCTTTCAGGCGGCTCAGCCGACCCTGGATGCCGGCGCCTATCTGGCCCAGGCGGCCCCCGCGGAATACGCCGCGGCGGCATGGGTCCGGGCCAATACCCCGGCCGATGCCCTGGTGTTGGAAGCCAAGGGGGCCAGCTATCGGGCCGACTTCAACCGCATCAGCACCCTCACGGGGCGGCCCACCTTGCTGGGCTGGGATTTCCACGAGGTGCAGTGGCGGGGCGAAGCCTACGGCGCCATGGCCCGGGGACGTCCCGAGGTGCTGGAGCTGATCTACCGCACGGGGACGGCCCAGCAGATCCGAGAGGCCCTGGATCGCTGGCAGATCGACTACGTCTACGTGGGGCCGGCGGAGCGGAGCACCTACCAGATCACCCCGCGGGACGAGGCACGCCTGTCCGCGGTGATGGACCTGGTCTTCGAGCAGGGCGACGTGCGCATCTACCAGCGCCGGAGCCCGACCCAGCGACTGGTCCACTGACACTTGGCGAAGCGCAGCTACGAGCTGCGCCTGTGGGGATGCGCGGATCCCGTCAGGGGGCTCCGTGTTCGTCTGTGAGATCTGTGGCTCTGCGGCAAAAAGGTCAAATTCAGCGGTTCACGATTTCGACGCGGGGTCGGCATCCTCAGATGCCGACCCAGGCGGGACAGCGCCGCATCTGAGGATGCTCACTCCACAAATGGGCAACAATCGTGAAGTACTGAAATTAGGACGCTAACCGATGCAGATGAACGCTGATTCGGGTTACTCTCTCCTGCGTTTCTTTGCGCCTTTGCGCCCTCTGCGCCTTTGCGTTGAAAAAGGCCCTTTTTGCAGGGGAGTCATCTTTGAGTCCTGACGCACGATGCAACAGCAAGCGACCGTGTCCGTACCCATAGCGCGAGGTGAAGGGGCCGCCAGGGCGCTCCGGCTGCTCACCGTGGAGCAGGGAGCCTTTGGCGTCTGCCTGTTGGTGGCGCTGGGCCTGCGCCTGGCCGGGCTGAGCCTGCTGCCCCTGACGCCCCTGGAGGCGGCCAACGCCTGGCCAGCCTGGCTGACAGCGGCCGCGCCCGCCGGGTTGACCGGGGAGATGCTGGCTCCCCTGTGGCCGGCCAGCCCCCTCCTCCACACCCTGCAGGCGGCTCTCTTCTGGCTGGCGGGGGGAAGTGACGCCCAGGCCCGCGGGTGGCCGGCCCTGGCCGGTGCCGGCCTGGTGCTGGTCCTGTGGCCCCTGCGCCCGTTGCTGAACCGTCGGGCACCTGTTGCGCTGGTGGCCGCTTTGTGGGTGGCCATCGATCCCTGGCTGGTCGCCCTGAGCCGCCTGGCCGACGGCGCTCTGTTGAGCCTGACCCTGGCCATGCTGGTGCTGGCGGGCATCTACCGCCTGGCCGAAGGCCCGGATAGCCAGCGGCGGGCCTGGCTGTGGGGGACCGGTGTGGCCGCCGGCCTGTTGCTGGTCAGCGGGCCCCTGGCCTGGTGCTTTGTGCCCGTGATCGTCGCCTGGGTCTGGCTGAACCGGCAGGTCTGGGCGCGCCCCATCCCGGTGGCCAGGGTGGCCGGGTCGGCCGGGGTAGCGGGCGTGCTGGCGGCCACCGGCTGGCTGGCCTGGCCCCAGGGCCTGCAGATGCTCGGCCGAAGCCTGACGGCCTGGTTCGGCCTGTGGACTGGGGCCGGGTTGGTACCCTGGGAGGCCGCCAGCTATCCCGTCGCGTGGCTGCCAGTTCGTCTCCTGGCCGATCAGCCTCTGCTGCTTCTGGCCGGGGTGGCCGGCCTGCTGGGCCTGACTCTGGATTTTTCCTCGGCCCCGGGGAGTGCGGCCCGGGCCTGGCCCCGCTTTCTCTGGCTCTGGCTCCTGTGGGCCACCTTCCTGTGGCTGTTGCCGGGGCGCCATCCGCTGTTGCTGGCTGTCTGGGCGCCGCCCCTGCTGCTGGCCGGCGCCCATGGCCTGGCCGCCCTGGTGGAAGGCGTCCCCCGCGACCTGGACTGGCGGGAGGCGTGGGTGGTCCTGGGGACGCTGGCGGTATTGGCCGTCTCGGGTCTCTTTTGGTGGGTCGCCCTGACCTTTGGCCGGGAG includes the following:
- a CDS encoding DUF2298 domain-containing protein, with the protein product MFLTLLAWYLVIQLIALAAWPLARGLFAALPDQGWTLAKALGILLMGVLFWLGYSYGLVANERGGAWLALLTVAGISGAVGWRQWRALPAWLADPVRRRYVGTAEALFALAFLAWAVVRMYDPAANHTEQPMDLMFLNSIWASATYPPQDAWLAGYAISYYYLGYWLLAALARLAGGLSLLGVPAVAYNVGQAAWFGLLLLGSFGVAANLLATSGGGQESGDGGLGSGRVLGGGLLAAVAVGVTGNLQGVLEWLYANGLLGDGVARWFQVHNFPANAAVTGRWYIGFDWWWWRSARVLQDLSLTGEHVEVIDEFPFFSYLLGDNHPHVLAMPFVLLAIGLALALLLGPARLAAVRPASPGWGAPLVGLFPLGGLGLAVTVLAVGALLFLNTWDFPPYWLLLVAVIFVAARRPTGEPEAGPGQAFFWAAVAGVLLVVGAGLLYLPYFLTAQSQASGVAPNLLHPTRLRQFLLMFGGFLPAVAALLMICWRERPPDRQRFFLSLAAILGLPVLWLLLFTGLVAGGAFPMAGELPPGAESFVPFIVARWSSRPWTYLLVGTLLAVALALIWERLMDDRPAGDPARLFVLLLTALGLALVYAPEFLYLRDYFGTRMNTVFKFYYQGWLLLALSSAYGVAVLLGNRGRSGSAGWSPAPVAALATLLLICAGLIYPVAGVYSKTGGFQAAQPTLDAGAYLAQAAPAEYAAAAWVRANTPADALVLEAKGASYRADFNRISTLTGRPTLLGWDFHEVQWRGEAYGAMARGRPEVLELIYRTGTAQQIREALDRWQIDYVYVGPAERSTYQITPRDEARLSAVMDLVFEQGDVRIYQRRSPTQRLVH